The following are encoded in a window of Oreochromis aureus strain Israel breed Guangdong linkage group 10, ZZ_aureus, whole genome shotgun sequence genomic DNA:
- the LOC120442297 gene encoding alpha-ketoglutarate-dependent dioxygenase alkB homolog 4-like, which translates to MMAPDTSDDVPSCACKGVRRCLVCEGLKEKVQPEASESKIVHHFLYDPQSRLAVGKDAQAASFPFSGVFLWENFISEEEEKELICAMDQDVWKESQSGRRKQVSM; encoded by the exons ATGATGGCTCCCGACACCAGTGACGACGTGCCTTCATGTGCTTGTAAAGGTGTCCGCCGGTGTCTCGTCTGCGAAGGGTTGAAAGAGAAAGTACAACCGGAGGCGAGTGAATCAAAG ATTGTCCATCATTTCCTCTACGATCCTCAGTCGAGGCTCGCTGTTGGAAAAGATGCCCAGGCTGCATCCTTCCCCTTTTCTGGGGTCTTCCTGTGGGAGAACTTCATAtcagaagaggaagagaaggagcTTATATGTGCGATGGACCAGGATGTGTGGAAGGAGTCGCAGTCCGGTCGAAGAAAACAGGTTAGCATGtga